The following proteins are encoded in a genomic region of Micrococcaceae bacterium Sec5.8:
- a CDS encoding YetF domain-containing protein, which yields MWFDSWAEILRVLIIGSVSYTALVVVLRVSGKRTLGQLNAFDFIVTVAIGSTLATILLSSDVAFFEGLTALALLAGLQFVVAWASAHVPGARAAVTARPVALVISGELRHDQLRRNRLSESEVLQAVRSTGSGDLSDVAAVVLETNGTISVIPQSKLGNGSTLKGVRDAHGLEDQ from the coding sequence ATGTGGTTTGATTCCTGGGCGGAGATCCTGCGCGTCCTGATCATCGGCTCGGTTTCATATACGGCCCTGGTGGTGGTCTTGCGCGTCTCGGGCAAAAGGACCCTCGGGCAGCTAAACGCATTCGACTTCATCGTCACAGTCGCCATCGGATCCACCCTGGCGACAATCCTGCTCAGTTCCGACGTCGCCTTCTTTGAAGGACTGACGGCGCTGGCGCTGCTGGCAGGGCTGCAGTTCGTCGTGGCCTGGGCGTCCGCGCACGTGCCAGGCGCCAGGGCTGCGGTGACAGCCCGGCCGGTGGCCCTGGTCATTTCCGGGGAACTTCGACACGACCAGCTGCGAAGGAACCGCCTCAGCGAGTCCGAGGTGCTGCAGGCGGTGCGTTCCACCGGATCCGGCGACCTTTCCGACGTGGCGGCAGTGGTGCTTGAAACCAATGGAACTATCAGCGTCATCCCCCAAAGCAAACTCGGGAACGGTTCAACCCTCAAAGGTGTCAGGGACGCCCACGGGTTAGAGGACCAATGA
- a CDS encoding DUF2254 domain-containing protein, translated as MDAFRTQLWPLPTLAVALAVVLGTVLPALDAGLEGQLPESVTVFLFSGGPEAARSVLQAISGSLITVTSLTFSLTVVTLQLASSQFSPRLLRTFTSDRFVHVTLALFLAAFSFALTVLRSVRDESLGTSLFVPEISVTVAFGLAIASVIGLVLFLAHLTREIRVETMMRRVNVETQETIDRVFPLDRPARGPEPVPSSETILIHSTSSGFLTSIHQGALMRAAEESGAVIRIDREPGSSLVEGVPFATAWSVEPGAAFTPTVREKLTEDANAAVATGFERTNVQDVGFGFRQLVDVAARALSPGINDPTTAVHVIGHLSVLLGRLAERNPGPEHLTDGNGRVRVVVSLPELKDLLDMAMNQPRQYGAADPAVAGRLIGLLQELTWCDREGHYRREILDHLGRMRDAVGAANFLLAERRSLLDQADSLDLLHVKKLNPGNNENL; from the coding sequence ATGGATGCATTCCGGACACAGCTGTGGCCCCTTCCGACATTGGCGGTTGCCCTGGCTGTGGTTCTGGGGACGGTGCTGCCCGCACTGGACGCGGGACTTGAGGGCCAACTCCCCGAAAGCGTCACCGTCTTTCTCTTCAGCGGGGGACCGGAGGCGGCCAGGTCTGTCCTGCAGGCGATTTCGGGCTCCCTCATCACCGTGACGTCCCTGACCTTCTCGCTGACTGTGGTGACATTGCAGCTGGCCAGCAGCCAGTTCTCCCCGCGGCTGCTGCGTACCTTTACTTCCGACCGGTTTGTCCACGTCACGCTGGCCCTGTTCCTGGCTGCCTTCTCTTTCGCCTTAACTGTCCTTCGAAGCGTTCGCGACGAAAGCCTAGGAACCAGCCTCTTCGTACCTGAAATATCCGTCACCGTCGCGTTCGGGCTCGCTATTGCAAGTGTCATAGGGCTGGTGCTCTTCCTGGCGCACCTTACCCGGGAGATCCGGGTGGAAACCATGATGCGCAGGGTTAATGTGGAAACCCAGGAAACCATCGACCGGGTCTTCCCCTTGGACCGGCCCGCCCGTGGACCGGAACCGGTCCCGTCGTCCGAAACGATCCTCATCCACTCCACCAGCTCGGGATTCCTGACCTCGATTCATCAGGGCGCACTGATGCGGGCGGCCGAAGAGTCCGGCGCCGTGATACGGATAGACCGGGAACCGGGCAGCTCCCTGGTGGAGGGCGTTCCCTTCGCCACCGCCTGGAGCGTCGAACCCGGGGCAGCGTTCACCCCGACGGTCAGGGAAAAGCTGACCGAGGACGCTAATGCCGCTGTGGCCACCGGATTTGAACGCACGAACGTCCAGGACGTTGGGTTCGGCTTCCGCCAGCTGGTGGACGTGGCCGCACGTGCACTCTCCCCGGGCATCAATGACCCCACCACGGCGGTGCACGTCATCGGGCACCTCTCCGTTCTCCTGGGCCGGCTGGCAGAAAGAAACCCCGGTCCCGAGCACCTCACCGACGGGAACGGGAGGGTGAGGGTGGTGGTTTCGCTTCCCGAGCTCAAGGACCTGCTCGATATGGCGATGAACCAGCCCAGGCAATACGGAGCGGCGGATCCGGCCGTCGCAGGACGACTCATTGGGCTGCTTCAGGAGCTCACTTGGTGCGACCGGGAAGGCCATTACCGGAGGGAAATATTGGACCATTTGGGCCGTATGCGCGACGCCGTAGGCGCCGCTAACTTTTTGCTGGCCGAACGAAGAAGCCTGCTGGACCAGGCAGACTCCCTAGACCTTCTGCACGTAAAGAAACTGAACCCCGGAAACAACGAGAACCTATAG